GGAGGGCGATCGGGGCGGGGGAGCTAGCGGCGGAGGATCCGCGCTACGGCTTCAGCCGCAGCCAGGCCTCGACGAGCGGGCGGGGCCCCTGGCTGGTGGGCAGCGCGACGCTGCTGGTGACCAACCCTTGGGCGATCCCCTGCGGCGCGAAGGCCGCCTGGAGGGGCAGGGCGCTGATGCCGTGCTCCGCCAGCGTCTGTAGCTCGCCCGCCTGCGTGCGACCATCGCCGTTGGCGTCGAGCCAGAGCTTCAGGCCGCCGAAGCCCGCGTCCTGCGCATCGACCAGGCCATCGCCCGTCCCGCCGTTAACCTCACGGTCGAGCTCGGCCAGCGCCGCGAAGCCGTCGCGACAGCGACCGTTGCCGCAGCGACCCACGTCGCCGAAGAGCTCCTGGACGGCGTTGATCCGGCCATCGTCATTGCGGTCGATCACGAGGAAGGCATCGCGCGGCCCGACCCAGCGCACCTGCTGCGGCCGCCCGCTGCCCAGGAGGTCGAAGGTCGCCCTGGGGGCTGCGCCCTCGGCCAGGCCGTCGCCGTCGAGATCGACGATCAGCGGGTCACCGCCGCCGCCACCGCCGCCGCCCGTGTCTGGTGGGACGCAGCGTCCGCCGGGCGACCAGGCTTCGAGCACCGCGGCTTCGAGCTGCCGCTGAAGAATCACGATCCGCTCGTCGATGCCGGCCGTGATGCCCTCGCGCCGGATCGTCTCGCCCTCCACCAGGCGGGGATTCACCAGGCTCAGGTCCGCGTTCTGGCACAGGCGGTTTGCGCTGACGAAGCGCTCGACGCTGCCGCGGGCGCGGGTCCGCATGCTGTCGGTGATGCGCCGCAGGTCCGTGCTACAGGTGCTGTTGACCTGCTCCAGGGCAGACGCCAGCTGCGCATCGGCGAGCGCCCAGCCCTGCTCGAGACCGAGCCGATAGGCCACGGCCTTGGCGTTGGTCTTGTCGTCGCACTGCGCCGCGGCGCGCAGCTCGTAGACCGCATAGGTGGCGGCCGCCGTGACGCCGCGCTGGGCACCCTCGACCTGCCAGGCCGTGACGAACGCCTGGGCCTGGTCGCTGAGGCAGGCGAAGCGCTCGCGCACGCTCTGCGCCACCGACTCCTCCGCGCTGGTGAGCTGATCCCTCGACTGGGCGACGGTGTCTTGGACCAGCCGCTCACAGCTCGTCCCTTCGACCTGCTCCGGCGCAAGCAGCGGGCAGTCGTAGTACTTCGAGAACTCCGACTGGGCGAGCAGCGCCAGGGAGATGCGGCCGAGCGGTTGCCGCAGCGCGGAGGTCATGGCGCCGCGCACGGGATCGGCGTTGGCCACCGTCCCGCCCGGCATCGGCGCACCGATGCGCTCGGCCGTGATCGAGGCGACGATCTGCGGGTCGATACCCTTATCCACCAGGCTCTGTTGCAGCGCGCCGATGAAGAGCGCCACGCCGCGCTCACGCCCCGTGGCGAGGCGCTCGTAGGAGCGCAGAATGGCGGTATAGGCCTCCGCCGCCGGGCTCGCTTCGAGCGGGTGTTGGCCCTGCGGGTCGGGGCTCAGCGCGGGGTCGGCCGCGTCCCTGTCGTCGGCGCCCGCACAGCCGAGGACGGGTAGCGCCGCAAGCAGCGCCAAACAAAGCCTTGAACCCGGTCGCGTGTAGCTGGGCATCCGTCTTCCCTCCATGCGATGGCCGGACCATCTGAGCGCTCATCTGTGAGCGCATTCGTTCTTCGGCCGCCCCACGCAGCCGACGCGCTTCCTATTTCGCACTCTGCCTTCTCACTCCGCATCGAAAGTGATGCATCGACCGTACCGACGACCGAAGTGCTCCGTGCCTCGTCCAATGAGACGATATCCCTTCAATTAGGTGTGGGGCCGTCGAGCGGGCACTGGGGGGTCGCGTACCGCCGAAACCCGAGGCTCAAGTGGTAGCGGCGCCGACCGGGGACCGCCGCTGGGTCGCGATAGACGCTAGAAATGAAAGAAAATACAAGGGCCTAGACTTGAAGTCAGCGGCCATGCGGATCCCCTGGGGGGTAGACCCCCTCCCTCCGGGGGACCGCCTCTCCACCGCCTTCGGGCGCATGGGCGACTCCGGCGGTGTCATCGAACCATCTGCATTTGCGCGGCATTCTTCGGACCGCGGCTGGCTCCTTGGCGCGCCGACGGCCCGCGCGCGGCCGCTTACCGATTCCCGCAGCGCGGATCGGCCGCGGCAGGCTTCGCAGCCAACCTGCCGTCGTGAAAGGGAATAGCCTTCCCGTCGACGCCCCAAAAGCGACCTGGTACAGTGGTTGCTGTCGCTGCTTCCCAACAGCAACCCGCCGCGATCGCCCAGTAAGCAGACGCGGTACAGTGGCCCGAGAGGCCGGAGGAGCGACCCATGAAGAGCCTAGTTGTCCGCCTGTGGAACGACGAGAGTGCAGTTTCCGCCACCGAATACGGCATCATCGCCTCAGTCATCGCCGTCGGTATCATCGCGGCGCTGGTGCTGCTCCGCAACAACCTGCGCACCCTCTTCAATCGCGTTTCTGGCACGGTGCAGAGCAGCGGCGGCTAGTAGCGCCTCCGGCTGGGCGCTGATGGATGGCGGGTGTGCCGCTGAGCGGGAGGCGGCTCGTTGCCGGTGCAGCGCAACGAGCCGCCACAGAGCGGAGGGAATCAGTGCGAGCCCGAAAACGCCATGGTGACCGTTCGGGGGAGCAGGGCGGGGCGGCGATCGAGTTTGCCCTCGTCCTGCCCCTCTTCCTCCTGCTCGTGGTTGCGATGCTCATTCTCGGTCAGATGTTGACGGTTCGCTCGGCGCTGGCCGGCGCCGTGTATAGCGCCGCCCGCACCTGCGCGCTGGCCCGCGATCCGAGCCAGGCCTGCGCCAACCGCGTCGTGACCAACAGGATGGGTTTCGTCGCCAATCAGGCGTGTGTTAGGCTGACCGTCGCGACGACCAATCCAGCCGAGCCGGGGTATCCTGCGGTCAATGCGTTCCAGGTCACCGCCACCTGCACGCAGCCGGGGGGCCTCGTCCAGGTGCTCCAGGCGCAGATTGGCGGGCAGCTGAATCAGGTCACCGCGCGCGCGGTGATGCCCTATTGAACCCCCTGGCGCTCGGCTGCGAGCGCGGAGTACGAGGCCAGCATGGCTCAGGTCACGACGCGCCGCGCTTCATCAGCAGCGACTGTCTTCTTCATGATCGCGGCCGTCGCCTGTGCGGCGGCCGCCGCCTGGGTGCTCTCGACGGTACTGGAGCGCAAGTACTCGGGCGATCCGGTTCAGTCGCTCGTCGTGGTCAAGTCGGCGCTGCCGGCGGGCCAAACCGTCGCTGCGGAGGCGCTGCGGCTCGCCGAGTGGCCGAAGAGCGCCATTCCTGACGGCGCCTTCAGCCGCATCGAGGATGCGCTGAAGGATGGGCGCGTGCCGCTGATTCCGCTCGTGCGGGGCGAGCCCTTGCTGCGCAGTCAGCTCTCCAAGGCCCACGCGGGCTTCGGGATCGCCGCCCTGATGGAGCGCGGTAAGCGCGCCGTCGCGGTGCCCTGCGCGGATCAGGTGACCCTCTCCCGGCTGGTCTACCCGGGCGCGCGGGTCGACGTCCTCAGCACCATCAACGACGAGGACGCCGAGGGGCATGCCTTGCTCAAGACCCGGGTCGTGCTGCAGGACGTCAAGGTGCTGGCGGTCGGGGAGGACATCGACCCCGTGACGATCGCCGCGCGACGGGCGAGCGCCGCGCGAAAGGATGACGACGCCGCGGCCGCTTCGACCCAGGACGACGCCGCTGCGGAGCGGCAGGCGCGGGGCGTCGTGACGCTGCTCGTGACGCCCGAGCAGGCCTCGATCCTCACCTTGGCCGCTCGTGACGGCCATCTCGACCTCTCGCTGCGCCATCCGGACGACCATGCTGAGGTGGTGACCAGCACCTTCAGCCGCCTGCGTTTCGCCGGGGACGAGCTGGACGCCGATCCCGAGGCCGCGCTATCGGGCGCGGGGCCTGGCGCCACCGGCGCGCGGGCGTCGGTGATTCAGCGCCGGCGTGCCAGCCCAAACACGGCCGCCGGGAGGGAGCGTCGCGGCGCGACGTTGCAGGAGAGTCCCGCGATTCGCATTCTGCGCAGCAGCGATGGACAGTAAATCTCGCCACGGAGAAGTCATGCCCTGCTCTTTCGCCGAGCCCTTCGCGCCCCGCCGGCAGCCTGAACTCGCGGCAGTCGCAACCACGCACGAGGCGCCGCGCCGGCGGAGACCTGCGTGGGCGCGCTGCCAGCTCCTGGTCGCCGCGCTGGCGCTTCTGCTAACCGAGACGGTGGCTTCGGGCGCGCCCCCGCTGGTGGTGCCTTTGCAGGACTCGAGGACGCTGCCCCTCTCAGCCGGGGTGGCGGAGATTAGCGTCTCCAGCGCCGATATCGCGGACGTCAAGGCGCTCGGTGGCGGCCGCCTGCTGGTCAACGGAAAGCGCCTCGGGCAGACACGGATCACGACCGTCGACCGCTCCGGCAACGTCGAGCATCACCTCGTCCAGGTCGTGCTGCCGGTCAACGAGCTGGCCGAGCGCTTGCGCGCGATCCTGCCCCGGCAGCGCATCGCCGTGCGCGCGGTCGGCAGCTCGCTCGCGCTGACCGGTGTCGTCGACGATGTGTTGGTTTCCCAACGCGCCGAGCGCATCGTGCAGGCGCACCTGGCGACGCTGGGCCTGGATCGCGAGCGGGCCTCGGTCCTGAACTTCCTCTCGATTCGGGGCAAGCAGCAGGTCCAGCTGCGGGTGAAGATCGCCGAGGTGTCTCGCACCGCGCTCCGTCAGATCGGTGTCAACGCCTGGTACCGTACGGCGGACCGTACGGGGGGATTGATGGCACCCGGTACGCAGCTCGGTGCGGCGCTGGCGCCCGATCTGGGCGAGACTGGCTCGGGACTTCAGATCGGGGGGGGGCAGAGTCCGGGCGCGGGACAGCTCTCCCCGCTGCCGCTGCTGACGCCGCCCTTCGCGACGGACGCCTTTGGCCTGCTCTTCGCCAGTCAGGACAGCTCGTCCTTCCCGCTGAGCATCGCCCTCAATCTCCTGCGCGGCAAAGGGATGGCTAAGGTGCTCTCCGAGCCGACGCTCGTCGCCTTCAGCGGCCAGAAGGCTGAATTCCTCGCTGGAGGCGAGTTCCCGGTGCCGATTCCGCAGGGGCTCGGCAACACGGGCATCGAGTTCAAGCGCTTCGGCGTGCAGCTCTCGTTCACGCCGACGGTGCTCGCAGATCATGCGATGCGCCTCAAGGTCGCCGTATCGGTCAGCGAGCGCGACCAGGGCAGCGCCGTGCTGATCCAGGGTACGAGCGTGCCGGGCCTCTCGACCCGCTTGGGCGAGACGACGGTGCAGCTGAAGAACGGGCAGAGCTTCGCCATCGCCGGGCTCTTGCAGGACAGGATCGAGAACAGCTCGAGTCGTGTGCCCCTGCTCGGCGATTTGCCGGTGATCGGCATGCTCTTTCGGCGCAATTCGTTTCGGCGCACGGAGACGGAGCTCGTGATTCTGGTGACCGCGAATCTCGTGCAGCCGCTGAAGGCCGGCGAGGTCCCTCCGCTGCCCGGCGAGGATGAGATCAGCGACCCGGGCGATGTACGCTTCTTCTTGCTCGGTGACATCGAGGTCAACAAGCGCATCAAGCTGAGCGGTCGCGGTGCCGCGGGACCGGTTGGATTCAATCCATGAAGCCGCCGGGGCGCGAGCCCAGCCGCCCGCTGGCCGTGCAGCCGGGCCTGGCCGGCGCCCCGCGGCCGCCCACCGGCGAGGCTCAGCGCGCGAATGTGCCCATGCGCCGCCCGGGCAACCTCGACCAGGTTCCGACGACCATTCTGCTCGAGCACGTGACGGGTCGCTCGCGCCAGGCGCGACGCGAGGTCAGCGCTCCTCTTCGCGCGGCGCCGCAAGAAGATGTCGTCAGGCGCAGCGCCGGCGGGCCCGAGCGCTTCGAACGCCCGCTTGCGGCGCCATTGACCGAGCAACAACCAAGCCCACTGGGACCCCGCGAAAGCGGCCACCACCAGCTAACGACGGTTCGCGCCAATCCCTACCAGACGGCGCAAGGTCAAGGAGCGCAGCCGGAGGCGGCAGCGACGCCGGCGATGCCAGTGGAAGCGCCCACGACCGCTGCGCGCGTCGGACAGGTCGTTGCCTTTTTCGCCACGCATGGCGGCACGGGCGCGACGACGCTGGCCTGCAACGGCGCCGCGGCGCTGGCCCGCCGGCAGCAGGCCACCTGCCTGGTCGACCTCGACCTTCAGCTCGGCGATGCCTTGACCGTGCTCGGCCTGGAGCCCAAGTGCGCGATGTCGCGGCTCGCCCACGAGATGGAGTCCTTCGACTGGGAGATGCTCGAGCCGATGCTGCCGCGCCACGGGTCGGGGCTGAGCGTCGTCTCGCAGGTCGGCAACCTCGAGGAGCTCGGCGAGCTGACCGTAGGCCGGATGCCGCAGGTGTTGCGCTACCTGCAAGGGCACTTCGCCTGCGTCGTCGTCGATGGTGTGCGCGACTTCGGCGATCACGCGCTGGCGACGCTCGACGTCGCCGATCGCGTGGTGCTGGTCGTCACCCAGGGTGTCTCGGCCGTGCGCGGCGCGTCGCGGCGACTGGCGATCTTTCGCCGCCTCGGCTACCCCGCGAGCAAGATCCAGATCGTCGTCAATCGCTACTCGCCGCGCCATCCGATCAGCCTTGCGGCCTTCACCGAGGCGCTCGGGCAGGCCCCCGTGGCGGTGATTCCAGAGGACGCCGCGACGGCGGGTCGAGCGGCCATGAAGGGGGCGCTCTTGCACGAGGTGGACGCTGGCGGTGCGGTCGATGGCGCGATCGAGGGGATGATTCACGGCCTGTTTGGCCTCGCCGCGCCGACGCGGCCCGTGGCCCGGCGTTGGTGGTCGCGCCGCCCCCGCTGAGCGGGGGTGGCGAGTTGAGGGGAGAGAGGTCCGCGGATGCGCATCTCGGAGCGAGTCAGTGGTCCGCCCAAGCCCGTGGCGGCGGCGCGCAGCGACGATCGGCTGGCCGAGGCCGGCGACCTCGATCCCCTACTCGAGCGCTTGCATGCCCAGGTCGTCGATCGCCTCGATATGACCCGCATCCGCGATCTCGACGCGGCGGGGCTGCGCGAGCGCATCGCGGCGCTCGTCGATCAGCTCCTGGCGCAGGCCGGGGTCGCGCTCTCTGATCGGCAGCGCACGCGCGTGGTCGGAGCGGTCGTCGACGAGATCATCGGCCTCGGGCCGCTGGAGCCGCTGCTCGCCGATCCCGCGGTCAGCGACATCCTCGTCAATACGGCGAGCAAGGTCTACATCGAGCGCAAGGGCGTGCTCGAGCTGACGCAGGTGCGCTTTCGCGACAACGCGCACCTGCTCAACACGATCAACCGCATCGTCGCCCGCGTCGGCCGCCGCATCGACGAGTCGTCTCCGATGGTCGATGCGCGCCTGCCCGACGGTTCGCGCGTCAATGCCGTGATCGGGCCGCTGGCGATCGATGGCCCCCTGCTCTGTATCCGGCGCTTCGGCACGGGGCCGGTGAAGGCGGCCGACCTGGTGCAGCGCGGCGCCCTCGACGAGGCGATGCTGCAGTACCTGCGCAGCGCGGTGCGGGCCAAGTGCAACGTGCTCGTCTCGGGCGGCACCGGCGCGGGCAAGACCACGCTGCTCAACGCGCTCTCGAGCTTCATCCCCGCGAGCGAGCGCATCTTGACGATCGAGGATGCGGCCGAGCTGCAGCTGCAGCAGGCGCACGTCGCGCGGCTCGAGACGCGTCCGCCGAACACCGAGGGTCGCGGTGAGATCAGCATTCGGGATCTCGTGCGCAATGCGTTGCGCATGCGCCCCGATCGCATCGTCGTCGGCGAGGTGCGCGCCGCCGAGGTGCTGGACATGATGCAGGCGATGAATACGGGCCATGAGGGCTCGATGACGACGATCCACGCCAACAGCGCGCAGGAGGCGACGACCCGCTTGATGGCGATGCTGGCGCTGGCGGGCACCCAGCTTGGCGAGCCGATGATGCGCCAGATGGTGGCCCGATCACTGCACCTGGTCGTCCACGTTGCGCGCTACATCGACGGTCAGCGCCGGGTGGCGATGATCGCCGAGGTCGTGGGATCGGACGACGCTGCCGTCAAGCTGCAGCCGGTCTTCGCCTTCGATCAGAGCGGAATCACCGCCACGGGCGCCGTCGTCGGCGCCTTCCGCGCGGTCGGCAGCAGCGCGCTCGGCGAGCGCTTCCGCGCCGCCGGCGCCGGCGCGCAGGGGAGTCGGCCCGCGCCCGCCGGCGAGGGGGCGCGTCGATGACCGCCTTGCGCATGCTCGCCATTCTCAGCGGGCTGGCGCTGCTCTTTCTCCTGCAAGCGGTCTTCTGGTGGCGGCGAAGCCTGCGCCAACGCCGCGCGGACGCGCTTCAGGAACAGCTTCGCCCACGCGAGTTCTCCCCGGCGCTGCCGGGGCAGAGGGCGGAGGAGGGGGGCGCGGGTTGGCTCGGTCGGCAGGATTGGGTCAAGCGCCTGGCGCCGGTGCTAGCGCAGGCGGGCATCGAGGCGTCGGCCGAGCGCTTCGTCTTCCGCGCGGCTGCTGCCCTGGTCGGCGTAATGCTTGTTGGATCGCTGATCGGTCGCGGCCCGGTCGCGGGCGTCCTGCTTGGGCTGATGACGGCGATCGGTGTTGGTGGCTACGTCGCCGCTCGGCGACGCTCGCGCCTGGCAGCCCTGGATGGCCAGCTCCCCCAGGCGCTCGATTTGATGGCCCTGAGCCTACGGGCCGGGCAGACCCTCGAGGGCGGGATTCGCCTGATCGGCGTCGAGACGGCAGACCCGCTCGGCGGCGAGCTACGCCGCTGCTACCACGAGTATGAGTTGGGTCGCCCGATCGAACAGGCGCTGGTGCAGATGGGTCAGCGGCTCGACGCCTCGCGCTCGCTCTCTACCTTCGTCGAGGCCGTGCTCGTGCTGAAACAGACTGGCGGCAACCTCGTCGAGGTGATCGACAAGATCGGGAGCACGCTGCGCGCCCAGGCCAGCTACGAGGCGCGCTTTCGTGCGCTGACCGCCGAAGGACGCCTCTCCGGCGTGATCTTGGCGGCGATGCCGTTGCTCGTCGTCGCCGGGGTGCTGCTCTCGGAGGGCTCCTATTTCGCGCCGCTCGTCGCGCGAGAAGGCGGACGCTGGTTTCTCGGGATCGCCGTGGTGCTTTGGGGCCTGGGAGTGTTCTGGATGTCGCGGCTGCTGCGACCGAGGGCCTAGAGAGAGATGCTGAACGAGCTCGTGATCGGCGGGACACTGGCGGCCTTTGCGCTGATCAGCCTGGCCCTTGCGGTCCGCGCGGTGCGTCGGCGAAGGGCGAGCCTTCCCTTCACTGATTCCTCCCCGGCCGAGCAGGTGCCCGCGACGCCGCTGGGGCAGCTCGGCGCTCGGCTGCGCCCCGCCGACGCGCACGAGCTCGGCGCGCTCAGATCGCGCCTCGCGCGCGCCGGGTTGCATAGCGAGGATGCCGTCGATCTCTACCTCAGCGTTCGCTTGCTGCTGTTGATCCTGCTCTTCATCGCCGTCCCCGTGGTCTTGTTTGCGCCCTTGAGCAACCTCGCGGTCAAGGTGCTGATCCTCGGCGCGCTGGTACTCTCGGTCGGCGTCGGACCCTCGATCTGGCTCGATGGTCGCACGAGGGAGCGCCTCTTCGCGCTGGGACGCACGTTGCCCTCGACCCTCGATCTGCTGGTGACCTGTCTTGACGCAGGGCTCAACCTCGAGCAGGGCCTGGCACGCGTCGTGGCGCGCGGGACGCAGCGCGGAGATATCTTGGCGCGCGAGTTGGGTATCGCGCTCGAGGAGATGCGCGCCGGGCTCTCGATGGGGGAGAGCTTTCGCCGGATGGCACAGCGCCTGGACCACCCCGATGTGCAGAACCTCGCCGCGTTGATCGGCCAGGCCAGCGCGCTCGGCGGCAACGTCTCTAGCGCCCTGAGGGCCCATGCCGAGGCGATGCGTGCGCAGCGGCTGGCCTTCCTCGAGGAGGAAGCGGGCAAGACCAACGCCAAGCTGACCCTTCCGCTCGTGCTCTGCCTGCTCGTGAGCATGCTGCTGATGCTCTTCGGGCCGGCGATTCTCGCGATCGCGAGCTTCTTCCAAGGGCAGGGGAGCTGATCAGTCGATGAACTCGTTTCGGGCCCTTGGACTGGTGGGATGCGCGCTGCTGCTCGGCGCGCTCGGCGCCTTTGGCTGTGCGACCGCTGCCGTGGCACCCGAGATTGGCCCGCCGTCGGCGATGAAGGCGGCCGACGTCGAGCAGGTCCAGCGCGCGATGGTGTGGCGGCTCGTCGAAGAGGGCGACTACGACCGAGCCCTGCCGCAGCTCCGCGGCTTGCTCGCCCAGTACCCACGCGATCCCGGGCTGCGGCTGCTGCTGGGCATCGTCTTGCGGGAGAAGCAGATGCACGGGCCGGCCCTGGCCGAGCTGAAGCTGGTCGTCCGCTGGCGTCCCGATAGCGCGCGGGCGCACGCCGCGCTCGGCGTCCTGCTCGATCAGCTCAGTCGCCACGACGAGGCCGAGCGGCATCACCGTCGCGCGGTGGCCCTGCGGCCGGGTGTGGCCGCGTACCACAACAACCTCGGCTTCTGTCTCTTCCTCAACCGCCGGCGTCCCGAGGCCAAGGAAGAGCTCGAGCTGGCGATCCGGCTCGATCCGACGCTGCGCCGCGCCTACAACAACCTCGGCTTCGTGCGCGGGCTCGATGACGACGAGGAAGAGGCGCTGCGCGCTTTTCGTCAGGCGGGCAGTCAGGCGATGGCCTGGACCAATATGGGCCTGGTGGCCGAGCTGCGCGGCCGCCCTCAACGGGCGCGGCTCTATTACGAGCGGGCGCTGCGGGAGCAGCCGGGTTTTTCCGCGGCGCAGCGCAATTTGCGCGCGCTCGAGCCCCAGGTCGACCGCAACGACGCGGCTGGGCCTTCCGGCGCGACGGTCCCTGCGGCTCTGCTCGGCGCCGAACCGGACGACAATGATCTCGAAGGCGCCGAGCCGGCCGTCGAAGGCGGCGCGACCTCCACTGCGGATCCGGCGCCGGCAACTGCGAAAACTCCCGCCGCGGGCGAGAAGGAGAAGCTCTAATGCTGCGAGTCGCTCTGTTGTTTGGCTTAGTGCTGGGCGCTTGTGCTGGCCCGCGCCACCTCAACCCGCGCACCGGCGAGGCCTACGCGGCTGCGGTCCAGCGGCAGGCGCGCATCGATAGCGAGGCGACGACCGTCGAGGCCACCGCGGAGGACGGTCAGGCGATCCTCGCGGGGATGCGCTCCGAGGGTGGCTCGGAGGGCGAGGCGAGGCAGCGCTCGGGCGGCCTTCAGCTCATGCCGCTGGCGCGCTGATGAACGCGGCGCGCCAGGGCGAGCAGGGCGGTATCGCGCTGATGACCGCGTTGATGCTCACGGTGCTCGTCGCCATGGGCGTCGCCGTGGTGCTCTTCGGCCAGCTCTCTTTTCACCGGCGCACCCTGCAGAGCGCCGCCGATGCCCTGGCGCTCGCCGCCGCCTATAGTCTCGAGCAGAATGGCCTGCCCTACAGGGCCCCGCGCGACGCCCTCCGTTTCGCCACCGCCAACAGCCAGCTCGCGCTCCGCCCGCAATTCGGCGCCCGCACAGAGAACTTGGCTAACAACGTGGCCGACGTCGACGTCGGGCTGAGGGCGACCTTCGACTTCGGCGCCAGGGTGCCGCTGCTCGATCGGATCTTTCAGATCAACGCCACGGCTCGAGCCCAGATCAACGTCGCGCGCTTCGGCACCGTCTGGCCGGCCGTGGTGATGGTCCTGGACGCTTCAGAGTCGATGCGCTACCCGATCCTGGCCGCCAACGGGCGTTCCGCCTTTCAGGTGATGCAGTCGGTGCTGACAGCCTATACGGCGCTGACGCTGCCGGTGCGCAACGGGTTGATCGTCTTCAGCGACGGCGTGACCCAGAACGTGGCGCCCTCGGCCGCCAACCTGAGCAACGCACGGGCGATCGGCAACGCCCTGACCGCTGCTGCGCCCAACGGGCGCACGAACGCTGCAGCCGCGTTGGACGCCGCCCGCGCCCAACTCGCCGGGATTGCCGGCGGGCATAACGCCGTGCTGATCTCCGACGGCGAGCCCACCCTGGGCGGCCCTTGTGCGCCGCACGCGGCCTGTCATTTCAATGCGGGGACGCAGGCCGGAGCCCGCTTGCGCGCCCGCGCCCAAGGGGCCGCGGCGATCTTCACCGTCGAGATCAGGCGCACCAACTACGCCACTCAGGCCTCCGACTTCCTGATCGGGGTCTCCGGGCTGCCCGGCAGCGCCGGCGGCGATGGTTCGATGCGCTACCTGGCGCAGGATACGCTGGGCATCACGATGTTCATCGCCGGGCTGACGCGTGCCATCTGCGCCTTCGGACCGCTCGTCCCTGGCGCTGGGGCACCCGCGAGCGCGCGTCGCCCGCGGGCCGTCACGCCGAACTTGCTCACACCGCGCCAGCGCGTCTTCACCTTCATCCGCCAGCCGAATGGCAACGAGGTCGCGGTGCCGCTGCTGGCGGACAATGACCGCGATCGCCATCCACGGGATCCCGGCTTCCAGTACTGGCGCGACGCCGTGCGCGGGGAGGATTGGGTCATCCTCACCGAGCGCTCCTGCCAATTCCTCGGGGGCGACGGGGCTCGGACGGTGGTCGTGCGCTGGGATGATGCGCAGCTCATCCCGAGCACCTGAGGCGGACCAGCTGAGGCCCCCCGCGGCTGCTCGCGGCGCGGGCGGGCCTCAGCGCGTGCCCCGGGTTAGCCGAGGTTCTCGGCCGCGAAATCCCAGTTGAGCCGCGTCTCGATCAGCGCCTTGACGTAGTCCGCGCGGCGGTTCTGGTAGTCGAGGTAGTAGGCGTGCTCCCACACGTCGATCG
The Pseudomonadota bacterium DNA segment above includes these coding regions:
- a CDS encoding AAA family ATPase translates to MKPPGREPSRPLAVQPGLAGAPRPPTGEAQRANVPMRRPGNLDQVPTTILLEHVTGRSRQARREVSAPLRAAPQEDVVRRSAGGPERFERPLAAPLTEQQPSPLGPRESGHHQLTTVRANPYQTAQGQGAQPEAAATPAMPVEAPTTAARVGQVVAFFATHGGTGATTLACNGAAALARRQQATCLVDLDLQLGDALTVLGLEPKCAMSRLAHEMESFDWEMLEPMLPRHGSGLSVVSQVGNLEELGELTVGRMPQVLRYLQGHFACVVVDGVRDFGDHALATLDVADRVVLVVTQGVSAVRGASRRLAIFRRLGYPASKIQIVVNRYSPRHPISLAAFTEALGQAPVAVIPEDAATAGRAAMKGALLHEVDAGGAVDGAIEGMIHGLFGLAAPTRPVARRWWSRRPR
- a CDS encoding type II and III secretion system protein family protein, translated to MPCSFAEPFAPRRQPELAAVATTHEAPRRRRPAWARCQLLVAALALLLTETVASGAPPLVVPLQDSRTLPLSAGVAEISVSSADIADVKALGGGRLLVNGKRLGQTRITTVDRSGNVEHHLVQVVLPVNELAERLRAILPRQRIAVRAVGSSLALTGVVDDVLVSQRAERIVQAHLATLGLDRERASVLNFLSIRGKQQVQLRVKIAEVSRTALRQIGVNAWYRTADRTGGLMAPGTQLGAALAPDLGETGSGLQIGGGQSPGAGQLSPLPLLTPPFATDAFGLLFASQDSSSFPLSIALNLLRGKGMAKVLSEPTLVAFSGQKAEFLAGGEFPVPIPQGLGNTGIEFKRFGVQLSFTPTVLADHAMRLKVAVSVSERDQGSAVLIQGTSVPGLSTRLGETTVQLKNGQSFAIAGLLQDRIENSSSRVPLLGDLPVIGMLFRRNSFRRTETELVILVTANLVQPLKAGEVPPLPGEDEISDPGDVRFFLLGDIEVNKRIKLSGRGAAGPVGFNP
- a CDS encoding type II secretion system F family protein; translation: MTALRMLAILSGLALLFLLQAVFWWRRSLRQRRADALQEQLRPREFSPALPGQRAEEGGAGWLGRQDWVKRLAPVLAQAGIEASAERFVFRAAAALVGVMLVGSLIGRGPVAGVLLGLMTAIGVGGYVAARRRSRLAALDGQLPQALDLMALSLRAGQTLEGGIRLIGVETADPLGGELRRCYHEYELGRPIEQALVQMGQRLDASRSLSTFVEAVLVLKQTGGNLVEVIDKIGSTLRAQASYEARFRALTAEGRLSGVILAAMPLLVVAGVLLSEGSYFAPLVAREGGRWFLGIAVVLWGLGVFWMSRLLRPRA
- a CDS encoding CpaF family protein translates to MRISERVSGPPKPVAAARSDDRLAEAGDLDPLLERLHAQVVDRLDMTRIRDLDAAGLRERIAALVDQLLAQAGVALSDRQRTRVVGAVVDEIIGLGPLEPLLADPAVSDILVNTASKVYIERKGVLELTQVRFRDNAHLLNTINRIVARVGRRIDESSPMVDARLPDGSRVNAVIGPLAIDGPLLCIRRFGTGPVKAADLVQRGALDEAMLQYLRSAVRAKCNVLVSGGTGAGKTTLLNALSSFIPASERILTIEDAAELQLQQAHVARLETRPPNTEGRGEISIRDLVRNALRMRPDRIVVGEVRAAEVLDMMQAMNTGHEGSMTTIHANSAQEATTRLMAMLALAGTQLGEPMMRQMVARSLHLVVHVARYIDGQRRVAMIAEVVGSDDAAVKLQPVFAFDQSGITATGAVVGAFRAVGSSALGERFRAAGAGAQGSRPAPAGEGARR
- a CDS encoding type II secretion system F family protein, with product MLNELVIGGTLAAFALISLALAVRAVRRRRASLPFTDSSPAEQVPATPLGQLGARLRPADAHELGALRSRLARAGLHSEDAVDLYLSVRLLLLILLFIAVPVVLFAPLSNLAVKVLILGALVLSVGVGPSIWLDGRTRERLFALGRTLPSTLDLLVTCLDAGLNLEQGLARVVARGTQRGDILARELGIALEEMRAGLSMGESFRRMAQRLDHPDVQNLAALIGQASALGGNVSSALRAHAEAMRAQRLAFLEEEAGKTNAKLTLPLVLCLLVSMLLMLFGPAILAIASFFQGQGS
- the cpaB gene encoding Flp pilus assembly protein CpaB, yielding MAQVTTRRASSAATVFFMIAAVACAAAAAWVLSTVLERKYSGDPVQSLVVVKSALPAGQTVAAEALRLAEWPKSAIPDGAFSRIEDALKDGRVPLIPLVRGEPLLRSQLSKAHAGFGIAALMERGKRAVAVPCADQVTLSRLVYPGARVDVLSTINDEDAEGHALLKTRVVLQDVKVLAVGEDIDPVTIAARRASAARKDDDAAAASTQDDAAAERQARGVVTLLVTPEQASILTLAARDGHLDLSLRHPDDHAEVVTSTFSRLRFAGDELDADPEAALSGAGPGATGARASVIQRRRASPNTAAGRERRGATLQESPAIRILRSSDGQ
- a CDS encoding pilus assembly protein, yielding MAGVPLSGRRLVAGAAQRAATERRESVRARKRHGDRSGEQGGAAIEFALVLPLFLLLVVAMLILGQMLTVRSALAGAVYSAARTCALARDPSQACANRVVTNRMGFVANQACVRLTVATTNPAEPGYPAVNAFQVTATCTQPGGLVQVLQAQIGGQLNQVTARAVMPY
- a CDS encoding Flp family type IVb pilin, whose protein sequence is MKSLVVRLWNDESAVSATEYGIIASVIAVGIIAALVLLRNNLRTLFNRVSGTVQSSGG